ATCGGCGATGAGACTGGTGCATGTATGCATGTTCGCGTCGGTCACGATCATGGATACCCCAACCAGCGGAGCGGCCGCAGACTGGCCCAGTTCGCCTAACGCCGCTAGTGTCGCGCCATAGGCAGTTGCCCCAGTACCATGCAAGACCGAGTACAACTGCGCCTCACCAGCATCCATGCTCACACGAACGTAGTCAAATGCCTCTCTCAGTTCCGGGAGTGCCGCAAGCTGTGAACCATTGGTGTACAACCGTCTGGTCACCGTCGGCACTGATCCCAGGAACGCGAGAAGCTCCCGGATGTCAGGATGGAGAAGCGGCTCGCCGCCGCCCGACACAACGATCTCCCGGGCACCCATCCCAATGAGCACCTCGAGGGCCCGTATGCACTCCTGCATATCGATGCAGGTCCCATCCCGCTGGAACCAGCACCAGCCACACCGGTGGTCGCAACGGTTGGTCGGGTGGACTGTGACGACCGACGGCCACAGGTGCTCTGGCCTGGCAAGTCGGTCACGCACCGTGCGCATGTCCCGCCGTCTGTCGTCGGGATGGAAGGTTGGTTCCACGGCGTCAGGATACACCATGGTGAGCATCAAGGGCGAGATAGGCATAGTAGACGAATCTGGGTAGAGCAAATGTGTTCTCAGGTTCGTGAGCCTGCTGCAGTCCTGGGCCCCGCAGCAGACCCTCGTCCGATAGTGTTACCTTGAGGAGCCGGTCAAGTTCGCTCACCGTATCGGGTGAGAGTGGAGCACGGTGGCGAAGCACGTTCGCGCAGCAAGCCCGCACGAACCAGCTCGGGTCGAAGAGCCCTTTCAGGAAGTAAGCTTCCGCATGACGCCA
This window of the bacterium genome carries:
- a CDS encoding radical SAM protein codes for the protein MVYPDAVEPTFHPDDRRRDMRTVRDRLARPEHLWPSVVTVHPTNRCDHRCGWCWFQRDGTCIDMQECIRALEVLIGMGAREIVVSGGGEPLLHPDIRELLAFLGSVPTVTRRLYTNGSQLAALPELREAFDYVRVSMDAGEAQLYSVLHGTGATAYGATLAALGELGQSAAAPLVGVSMIVTDANMHTCTSLIADCRRLGIPFVFLKPMMDTLTHRSLPAVHIADADQVQVHVREGRRPDSQTLLPMPMSVAAMAIALTADGGLYACCHLCGEEHRLCHCGDRRLSAAIGALRHRRALEHYRSLQHPCRAHDAWQVWTDTGGNSEAENTLTTELAPTVVVE